A stretch of DNA from Desmospora activa DSM 45169:
CCTCTCCACTCGCGATAAGCAAAGCCTAAGTTTCTAAGCGCCATTCCCGCCAAATGTTCGTTGGTTTTTAATACTTCCCGCCGCAACTCATCCGTCAGAGGAATGATACGACCATTTTGCTGTAAATGGGTACAGCGGGCTAACAATACATCCGGGGCACCCTTGGCCAACACTAAGCGCTCCCCTTCCCGCCTTTCCGCCAGCACGGACATCATCTTGCGGTCGGAATCGAAGGGAAACTCCTTTACCCGCTTCCACTCGGCACCCAACCTGTCAGCCGTAAGCCCTCCTTTGGCTCCTGCGACCAACAGTGCTCCTTCCGTCGGGTCCCCATCGATGCGCCAACTTTCCTGTTTTCGTCGTAAGAGCCCTTCCCGCTTTTCCTCGTTGAGCAGGGCGGCATTATTACAAAGCACGGCAATCTCTAACAGGCGCTTCAACTCAGTATCCCGCCGGGGTGTCACCACTTTGCCCCCAACCGTAAATTCACCCTCTGGAATATAGCCGGAACCGCTCACCGCCACCATGTGACCACCGGACCACACATGGGTGACACTCATTTTATTCTGGGTAAGGGTTCCGGTCTTGTCCGAACAGATGACAGAGGCGCACCCCAACGTTTCTACCGAAGGGAGTTTACGCACAATCGCCCGCCGCCTGATCATACGCTGCACACCTAAGGCCAAAGCAATGGTAACAATAGCAGGCAGTCCCTCGGGAATCGCGGCAACAGCCAGACTCACCCCGGCCAAAAACATCTTATAGGCATCATGCCCATGAAAAATACCGGTCACCACCACAACCGCCGTCAACAGCACCGCTACCGTAATCAGCACTTTCCCCAACTGTTCCAGCCGGTTTTGCAGCGGGGTCTGCATCGTCTCCGTCGTTTGAATCAGGTGAGCGATCCGCCCCATTTCCGTCTCCATCCCGGTATGGACGACCACCCCTGTTCCCGTCCCCCGCACGGCCATCGTTCCCAAAAAAGCCATGTTTTTGCGATCCCCTAAGGGAATATCACCGCCGCTGAGAACAGAAGCATTTTTACTGACGGGAACGGACTCCCCCGTTAGCGCCGACTCTTCGATATACAAATTCTCCGCCGCGATCATGCGCAAATCCGCAGGAATGCGGTCCCCGCTCTCCAGGGAAACGATATCCCCCGGCACCAGCTCAGCGGCAGGAATTCGTACCCACTCCCCATCCCGCTTGACCCGCGCAGTGGGTGCGGATAGCTCCTTTAATGCAGACAGCGACCGCTCGGCCCGAAACTCCTGTATAAAGCCCAACACCGCATTTAAGACCACAATCGCCATAATCGCAATCGCATCGGTGTATTCACCCAGGAGGCCAGATATTAGTGTCGCCGCCAGCAGCACCAGCACCATAAAATCTTTAAATTGATTGAGCAACAAGACGATCGGGGAACTTTTTTCTCCTTCCGCCAACTGATTGGGCCCCACTTGTTGCTGACGGGACTTCGCCTCAATCGATTGAAGCCCTTGTTGCGGATCGACGGCGAAATGTTCCATCAGCTTGTCCGTATCCCAGCCGAGATAATGGCTGCCTTGTGACACAGTCCCTCCCCCTTTGTCCCATCCGTCTCATGCCACATCTTATTCAGACAGGCCCTAAAACATGACTCAGACTCTACTAACATCAATAGAGACGGGTCAAACAGGGAACATCGACGAGTCGGTAAAAGGAACTCATCTTCCATGTATAACGGATGTAATCACTGGAAAAATATGAGTAACACTTTTGGGCAGGAGGTTGAAAAGATGAAACCATCATTCACCATCGCGTACCAACTGGAACCCACTCCATCGTTAAAGCGTTTTGCCGCCGGTATCCAAGAAGTGATGGAATCCGAGGGTTACCGCCAAAGTGACGAAAACGATCCTCATATCCAATTGGTGTTTAACGTTGTCGATCCACGACAACCGCGACATTTTCGCCGCAAAGGAAAAGGAACGTTTGTCGTAACCGTGGCGGAAAACCACCAACCGGTGGAAGACACCTTTCGTTCAGGTTATCCAGTCCTGATTCGATCACTGGGGAATATGATGATCTACTTAGATCGCTATCCCGAACAAGGAGGGACCTATTTCATCACATTGGAGCAGGGTTGTTATCCCCTTGCCACCCATGATGGTGATGCTGGATACTATCAGGATATTTTTGAGAGAATTCGTCCTCTTGCCTCCTCTCAGTTGATCATTGACAACACCTTCCACTCCGATTTGCCGGAAAAACTATGGGATGGGGATACAACGACAAATGAATTGATTCAATCCGGCAAAAAGTTGGATGGAATGAATCTGTTACCTGCCCCTTTCCCTATTGAAGAGTTACTTCCTAATGGTGCCTATCGCCATATCCAACGGCTCTACGGCATCGGCGGTCTCAGTTATGGAAACCTGAGCGCCCGCCATGAGGAGAATCAATTTTGGATGAGCGCCAGAGGGGTCAACAAAGGGGATTTACGACAGATCGGGCAGGATATTTTGTTGATCAAAGGCTATAACGCCGACAATTTGTCTATGGAGATCAGCGTACCTGCCAACATTGAACCGAAGCGGGCGTCAGTCGATGCAATTGAACACTGGATGATTTATTCGGAACATCCGGAAGTGGGAGCTATCGTCCATATCCACGCTTGGATGGAGGGTATTCCTTCGACGGAAATCAATTATCCCTGTGGCACGGTACAACTTGCGGAAGCGGTCGCCCAGAAAATCAGAGAGGCGGAAGATCCCTCCCGTGCGGTCATCGGGTTAAAAAATCACGGGCTTACCATTACCGGGAAAGATCTCAATGATATCTTTGCGCGTATTGACGGAAAAATTCTCCCCCAAGTTCCAATGGCATGAAAGGATTATCACAATGAGCCAACGAAACATTCTGATCACAGGAGCATCCAGCGGCATTGGAGCAGAAATCGCACGTCAACTGGTGCAAAAGGGGGATTTCCCCCTTTTAGTGGCGCGGGATGAGGCGAAGTTGCAACAGTTGCGGCAGGATTTGGGTTGCGGTGCCGCCTTCACCTGTGATGTGACCTGTACAGAAGAAGTCAACCGTCTCGCTGATTGCATTTACCAGCGGTACGGTGGGGTGGATGTTTTAATCAACAATGCGGGATACGGCAAGTTTGGAGGATCGATGGAGGTTTCAACCACCGACTATGTGGGCATGATTGAGACCAACTACTTAGGCGCTGTACGTATGACGCGAGCCTTGCTGCCGCAGTTGCTGCAGCGAAACGGGAAGATTATCAATATCGCTTCCATTGCAGGCTTAACCGGCATTCCCAACTTAGCGGCTTATTGCGCCTCCAAGTTTGCCCTGATCGGTTATTCCGAATCCCTGCAATTGGAGTTTGCCCCTCGCATCCAAGTGGGTGTTTTATGTCCCGGACCGGTACAAACCCCTTTTTTCCAGGGAGAAGATCCGGCATCCTGTTTCCCACCCCTGATCCTGGGACGACTGTTGGATACGGAAACCGTGGCACGACACGCTGTCCGTTTGATGGAACGCCCTCGCATCAAAATCATCCCAGCCGGTATGCGGTGGGCGATGCACCTTCGCCATTTCTCACCGCAACTCTACCGCTGGGTGTTAAAGCGGATGTATGATTCTTTTGCACAAAAAAGACCAGTCCAATTAAAACAAGAAGAAAGGATTCCCTGATCATGTATCAGCTCATTGTGAACGAATCCTCAGGAAACGGACGCGGTAGAAAGGTTTGGCGACAAATCCAGCAAATCTTGGAGCAGCAGGCCATCCCCTATCAGATGGAATCAACCCAATATCGCGGACATGCGACCGCGCTTGCCCAAAGTATATCCACCCGCCCCGATATTAAGGCGGTGGTGGCGATCGGGGGAGATGGCACCGTACATGAAGTGGGCAACGGCTTGGTGGGCACCGGCAAACCGTTGGGCTATATCCAGGCCGGTTCGGGCAATGATTTTGCAAAAGCCCAACAGATCCCGACCGATCCCTTTGAAGCCTTTAACCGAGTGTTACGACACCAAGTGCGCCGCATCGATACCGCTAAACTGCATGAACGGTTTCTGATCGGTTTTTCTGGCATCGGATTTGACGGAATGGTAGCCGAAACGGTCAACCGTTCCTCTTTGAAACGATGGTTCGGAAAATTGGCGTATCTATATGCGGCCTTCTACACATGGACCCGCTATCGACCGGTTCAAGCCACCCTAACCATCGACGGCACAACCCGCTCCTACTCCGACTTATGGATGGTAGCGATAACCAATATCCCCAATTACGGCGGCGGAATGTTGATCTGTCCCGAAGCGGATGACGAAGACGGTTCCCTCGATATCTGCTGTGTGAGTCAGATGTCCCATAGCAGTTTTTTAAAAATACTCCCTTCCGTTTTCAAGGGAAACCATGTTCAACATCCCGCCGTCACCCTGACACGGGGGCATACGATCACCATCACATCGGATCTTCCTTTGACTGTCCATGCCGATGGAGAAGTGATCGGTCAAACCCCTCTCTCCATCCAAGTACAACCCCGCTCGTTGGCGATCTTATGATTAAGAACCTATTCTAAATCGTAGTCGCTCAACAACCACTCAAACAAAACAAAGCCGAGATAACGAAATGAACGCGCCAACCATTCCATCCTGATCCCACCCTATAAATTGGTGGTTTTATTTTTTATCAAAATCCCTTCCACCATTCCACAGAAGGACGATTTCCCCCATTTCCTTCTGCGTGCTATACTACGGTGAAAGGGAGGGGAGACCATGTCGTTCGACGGAATCGTAACCCGTGCGGTTGTTCAGGAAGTTGCCACCGCGTTGACAGGCGGTCGCATCGCAAAAATCTATCAACCGACGGAATCGGAGCTTATCTTTCATGTTCGGGCAAAGGGAGGCAACCACCGCCTGTTGCTCTCCGCCCACCCCGCCCATCCCCGCTTTCATCTGACGGAAAAACTGGCGGAACATCCCCTTTCACCACCGATGTTTTGCATGTTAATGCGCAAGCATCTGGAAGGGGGCGTCATTCATGCCCTTACTCAGATTGGCTTAGAGCGGATCATCCATCTTGATATCAAAAGCCGCAACGAACTGGGGGATGAAGTGATTCGCCGTCTGGTGATCGAGATTATGGGACGCCACAGCAATCTGATTCTGATCGATCCCGAATCGGGCAAAATCATAGACGGCATCCGTCGGGTTGGCATCGGCGTCAGCCGCCACCGTCAGGTGATCCCCGGCGCTGTTTACCAACCACCCCCTGAACAGAAAAAGCGGAATCCGTTACAGACGGATCGGGAAACATTCCTGGGCTCGATCCAGTGGAACGAAGGGGCGATCGAGCAACAGCTGATCCGCAATTATATGGGACTAGGCCCACAGATGGCCCGTGAAATCGTCCACCGCGCCGGAATCGGTGACCGTGAGCAGTTGTGGCAGGCCTTTTCCCCCTTGATAGAGCGGATACGGGAACACCGTTATCAACCCACTATCATCCACGCCCGTAAATCCGTATTTGCCGCTATCCCGCTGACGTACTCACAAGGGGAGGCGGAGACATTTGACTCTATCAGTCGCTGCCTAGAGGCGTTTTTTCACGGCAAGGCGGAGCGGGACCGTATGCGTCAGCAAAATCACGACTTGATTCGACGCTTAAAAAACGCCATCGACAAAAACGAAAAGAAGCTGGAAAAGCTGCAAAACGAGTATACATCCACGGAGCGTGCGGACCATTATCGTGTTTGCGGAGAGTTGATCACCGCCTATATGCACCAGATTGAACGGGGCGATATGGAACTAAAGGCCATCAATTACTACGACACCGATGCAACGGAAATCACCATTCCCCTGGAATCACGCCTGACCCCGTCGGAAAACGCCCAACGCTATTTTAAGCTTTACAATAAAGCAAAGTCCGCCCGCAAATGGATTCGGGAGCAACAAGAAAAAACATGCCAAGAAACGGCTTACTTAGAATCGGTGCTGGTCCAGCTGGAAAACGCCACTCCCGCCGAAGCGGAAGAGATCAAAGAAGAGCTGGTGGAACAAGGCTTTCTAAAGCGCCCTTCTACCCGCAAACAGCGGAAGGGAAATCCCCGCCCACAACCTGCTGTCTACCGTTCTTCCGAGGGGATTCCCATTCTGGTGGGACGCAATAATAAACAGAACGATTTTCTTACTCATCGTATGGCTGCTCCCACCGACACCTGGCTTCACACCAAAGATATCCCCGGCTCGCATGTGGTGATCCGCGGCAAAAACTTTGGCGAAGAAACGTTGACGGAAGCGGCACTGCTGGCCGCCTATCACAGTAAAGCGCGGGAATCCAGCCAGATACCGGTGGACTGCACCTTGATCAAACACGTCAAAAAACCATCCGGCTCCCCACCCGGTTTTGTCATCTATGAAGAACAAAAAACGCTGTTTGTCACCCCGGAAGCGCACATCATCCGCAAATTGGAGTCAACAGATTAAGTCAACGCAAAAACAGGCTTCCCCAGTGGATCATAATCCATCAGGAGGAAGCCTGTTTCTTTTTGCGGGTGAGTATCCAGCTTCGCTGCGGAATGAGAACAAGCATGGGAGCGGTCGATGAAGTACCCCAAGGGCACATCCACAAAGCCCACCACTGAGCTTAAAAAGTGACCATAACAGAAATAGACTATGGATGGTAACTACCCAAATATTACGCCTAAAGGAGTGTCGAGTCTCAATCTTCACGCCTGATCGCTTCCACCCCAATCACCGACCGAAACGGAATCAATTGGCGCTCTTCATCGTTTTGTAATACCAACCATTGCTCTATTGGATCAATCCGCACCACAATGCCCGACTGCTGTTGTGGATCCCATTTACCGGCAATCGTCACCGCGATCGGCTCCTGTTTGTGGTAGGATTGTTCGATTAGACGCCCCATCTCAATCAACATCTCTTCGCTTAAGAGCGGTGGTTCGTATCGTTTCTGTTCCCGCCGGGCATCTTCCAATGCCCCCACATGTTCAGGTAAAGTCATGCGATGTCCTTCCCACATTTTGTTCCCACGATGCAACATCACAATCACCTCAAACAGAATCATACCCAAACACGCGTTCTTTTATCTAGCGGGAAATATATCCATCATTTATATCCTTTACGTTAAACCTCACGTAAAAATCCATAAATACAAAAGTCCGAAGCAGAAAGCTGCTATCACTCCTAGCGCCAAAATCGAAAAGCCGATTTGTAGCCACTTTTCTACCCTCGTCTCCCGAAATTCGCAGTACAACGCATACAAAGCAGGTAATATCCAATACCATCCAGTATATCGAGGGTCAAACAAACCCAGCCAATGACCCGCCGCTGCCAATAGACCAACGACTCCAAACAAATAAGTGCCGATGCTTCCCATCAGGTGTCTTTTCCATGTAAGTGTGGAAGAAGGGGGCTCTTCGACAGGAGCAGTGCTCGTTTTTCCCGTTTCAATCCGGGCGCCTGTCTCAACGGATCGACCATCGATCGCCATTTGATACTCATAATTAAGGTTGCCGCTCTCTTTGGCCTGTACCATGATGGTGTGACCCGACCATGTAAACGAGTACCAATTCTCTTCCCGCTCATTCCAAAAGGAACCGGCGGTACTCACCCTTTCTCCATCCACCCATAATGTCCCCCGATTGCGAAAAGGGCTGTGTTCCAGCCGAAACAGATGCCGGCTTCCATCCACCTCTTCCAGCCAGGCATACCCCCCTTCATTCTCTAAAAGAGGGGCGACGGTTATCGCTTGTCCTGTAGTGATAGAGCGACCATCCAGGGAACAATCATAGCGAAAGGTAAAATCCGGTGATTCCCGAATGTGAATCCCGATCCGATGGTTCAACAAGCGCAGAAAATAATCACCCTCACGAGGTTCAACTTCGACTTCCCTTAACGTAGCGACCGTCTCTCCGTTTAACTCCAAAAGGACGGCCCCCGATATCAGCTTGTGACGCATCCCCACTCTGATGCGAGTCTGTGGGAGATCGACATCCCACGCTCGATATCCTCCCTCGCTGGGGGTGGATTCTTGCACCCAAACGCTGTTGTTTGTCACAATGGAGATTCCGTTTAGAGAGCAATCATAGCGCCAACTTGGTGACTCCTCAGGGGAATAAAAAAGGTGAACCCCCAGCACGTGTCCACCAATTACGGTAAGATGATGACTACTCTCTTCTTCCGATGTCTTCCATTCAGCAACCATGCAATCCTCGACTCGAAGGGATCCTATTCTTCCCTCATGTTCCACTGCTACGGTTTGTGTGACACCATTGATATCGACTTGCCAATGTTGCAATCCCATCACTCTTACTCCTCAAAAAATGGCAAAGATCTGCAATCCCCATTATACATTCGCCTGCTCGATTTTGCTCCATTTTCGCCATAAATCCTTTACGAAAACAGACGAGGCAACCAGAGCGAAATTTGCGGGATAAAGGCAACCGCTAAAATAGCAATGATAAGCACCAGCCAAAAGGGCCATACTTCCTTGAGGAAATCTTCAATTTTCACTTTTGTAATCGCTGCCGTGGTAAACATAATTGTGCCCACCGGCGGTGTAATCGTCCCGACACTTAAGCAGAGGATGAAAAACAGTCCAAAATGAACCGGATCAATGCCGTATACTTGCAGCATCGGAATAAATATCGGCGTCAATATAATCAATAAAACATTTCCTTCAACAAACATGCCGATCAGCAGCAAAAAGATCATGACAACGAGCAGAAATAGGGTGGGACTTTCAATCAAACCCGTCACATATTCAGTTAAGGTTTGTGGCACTTGCTCCAAGGTTAAGACCCATCCGAATGCACTGCCAGCAGCAATCATAATCATGATCGTCGCCGTGAGGGTAACGGATTCTTTAAGGGCATGATAGAGCTGGTTTCCGCTCAGTTTGCGGTAAATGATAAACCCTAGAAATAAGGCATACACAATGGCGATCGCCCCTGCTTCCGTCGGACTGAAAACACCGAATCGAATCCCGCCGATAATGATGACCGGCAACAGAATGGCGAGAATCGCATCTTTGGAAGCGATCAAAATCTCTTTTGGTTTGGCGGCCTCTCTTTTACTCGTTTCAAATCCGCGCTTTTGCGCGATCATATGGACAAGAACCAAGAATAGAGCCGTCAATAATCCCGCTGGCACAATCCCCGCTAAAAATAAGTCTCCAATCGAGACATTGCCGATATATCCATACATAATCAAAGCGATGCCGGGAGGAATGATTGGCGTGATTAACGAGGTGGCGGCGGTTAAAGCCGCAGAAAAAGCGGTGGGATAGTTGCGTTTTGTCATTTCAGGAACCAGGATTTTAGATTGCATCGCCGCATCAGCGATATTGGAACCAGATAACCCTCCCATCAGAACACTGAGTAAAATGTTGACCTTCGCCAGGCCCGCTTTCATATGTCCGGTCAAGAGCTGGGCAAAAGTCAGCATCCGCTCGGTAATACCGGTATGGTTCATTAAGATCCCTGCTGTGATAAAAAAGACGATAGCCAGTAACGGAAAGGAC
This window harbors:
- a CDS encoding calcium-translocating P-type ATPase, SERCA-type; translation: MEHFAVDPQQGLQSIEAKSRQQQVGPNQLAEGEKSSPIVLLLNQFKDFMVLVLLAATLISGLLGEYTDAIAIMAIVVLNAVLGFIQEFRAERSLSALKELSAPTARVKRDGEWVRIPAAELVPGDIVSLESGDRIPADLRMIAAENLYIEESALTGESVPVSKNASVLSGGDIPLGDRKNMAFLGTMAVRGTGTGVVVHTGMETEMGRIAHLIQTTETMQTPLQNRLEQLGKVLITVAVLLTAVVVVTGIFHGHDAYKMFLAGVSLAVAAIPEGLPAIVTIALALGVQRMIRRRAIVRKLPSVETLGCASVICSDKTGTLTQNKMSVTHVWSGGHMVAVSGSGYIPEGEFTVGGKVVTPRRDTELKRLLEIAVLCNNAALLNEEKREGLLRRKQESWRIDGDPTEGALLVAGAKGGLTADRLGAEWKRVKEFPFDSDRKMMSVLAERREGERLVLAKGAPDVLLARCTHLQQNGRIIPLTDELRREVLKTNEHLAGMALRNLGFAYREWRGALPEQEAAAERELVFVGLAGMIDPPREEVKEAIRTCRQAGIRTVMITGDHQTTAVAIAQRLGILSQGGLTLTGAELQKMDESTFLEQVNRIQVYARVSPEHKLRIVKALQQRGHVVAMTGDGVNDAPAIKASDIGIAMGITGTDVSKEASSLVLADDNFATIVSAIEEGRNIYDNIRKFISYLLASNVGEILVMFLAMLAGMPLPLVPIQILWVNLVTDGLPAMALGVDPAQEDTMKRNPRNSRESIFARGVGWKILTRGFLIGSFTLGAFWLAYSEAPDDLVRAQTIAFATLVLAQLIYVFDCRSTQSIFHRNPFTNMPLVLAVISSALLLLVVMYTPTLQPVFHTVALGFRDWALVLAAASIPTLLAGLIEILRPIGRREAAHA
- a CDS encoding class II aldolase/adducin family protein gives rise to the protein MKPSFTIAYQLEPTPSLKRFAAGIQEVMESEGYRQSDENDPHIQLVFNVVDPRQPRHFRRKGKGTFVVTVAENHQPVEDTFRSGYPVLIRSLGNMMIYLDRYPEQGGTYFITLEQGCYPLATHDGDAGYYQDIFERIRPLASSQLIIDNTFHSDLPEKLWDGDTTTNELIQSGKKLDGMNLLPAPFPIEELLPNGAYRHIQRLYGIGGLSYGNLSARHEENQFWMSARGVNKGDLRQIGQDILLIKGYNADNLSMEISVPANIEPKRASVDAIEHWMIYSEHPEVGAIVHIHAWMEGIPSTEINYPCGTVQLAEAVAQKIREAEDPSRAVIGLKNHGLTITGKDLNDIFARIDGKILPQVPMA
- a CDS encoding SDR family NAD(P)-dependent oxidoreductase, whose protein sequence is MSQRNILITGASSGIGAEIARQLVQKGDFPLLVARDEAKLQQLRQDLGCGAAFTCDVTCTEEVNRLADCIYQRYGGVDVLINNAGYGKFGGSMEVSTTDYVGMIETNYLGAVRMTRALLPQLLQRNGKIINIASIAGLTGIPNLAAYCASKFALIGYSESLQLEFAPRIQVGVLCPGPVQTPFFQGEDPASCFPPLILGRLLDTETVARHAVRLMERPRIKIIPAGMRWAMHLRHFSPQLYRWVLKRMYDSFAQKRPVQLKQEERIP
- a CDS encoding diacylglycerol/lipid kinase family protein, translated to MYQLIVNESSGNGRGRKVWRQIQQILEQQAIPYQMESTQYRGHATALAQSISTRPDIKAVVAIGGDGTVHEVGNGLVGTGKPLGYIQAGSGNDFAKAQQIPTDPFEAFNRVLRHQVRRIDTAKLHERFLIGFSGIGFDGMVAETVNRSSLKRWFGKLAYLYAAFYTWTRYRPVQATLTIDGTTRSYSDLWMVAITNIPNYGGGMLICPEADDEDGSLDICCVSQMSHSSFLKILPSVFKGNHVQHPAVTLTRGHTITITSDLPLTVHADGEVIGQTPLSIQVQPRSLAIL
- a CDS encoding Rqc2 family fibronectin-binding protein; protein product: MSFDGIVTRAVVQEVATALTGGRIAKIYQPTESELIFHVRAKGGNHRLLLSAHPAHPRFHLTEKLAEHPLSPPMFCMLMRKHLEGGVIHALTQIGLERIIHLDIKSRNELGDEVIRRLVIEIMGRHSNLILIDPESGKIIDGIRRVGIGVSRHRQVIPGAVYQPPPEQKKRNPLQTDRETFLGSIQWNEGAIEQQLIRNYMGLGPQMAREIVHRAGIGDREQLWQAFSPLIERIREHRYQPTIIHARKSVFAAIPLTYSQGEAETFDSISRCLEAFFHGKAERDRMRQQNHDLIRRLKNAIDKNEKKLEKLQNEYTSTERADHYRVCGELITAYMHQIERGDMELKAINYYDTDATEITIPLESRLTPSENAQRYFKLYNKAKSARKWIREQQEKTCQETAYLESVLVQLENATPAEAEEIKEELVEQGFLKRPSTRKQRKGNPRPQPAVYRSSEGIPILVGRNNKQNDFLTHRMAAPTDTWLHTKDIPGSHVVIRGKNFGEETLTEAALLAAYHSKARESSQIPVDCTLIKHVKKPSGSPPGFVIYEEQKTLFVTPEAHIIRKLESTD
- a CDS encoding YolD-like family protein, which translates into the protein MTLPEHVGALEDARREQKRYEPPLLSEEMLIEMGRLIEQSYHKQEPIAVTIAGKWDPQQQSGIVVRIDPIEQWLVLQNDEERQLIPFRSVIGVEAIRRED
- a CDS encoding TRAP transporter large permease, which codes for MELTMTLILMIVLILLNIPVAYAMIAACAFYFLTNDSVVNEILIQRMLAGVESFPLLAIVFFITAGILMNHTGITERMLTFAQLLTGHMKAGLAKVNILLSVLMGGLSGSNIADAAMQSKILVPEMTKRNYPTAFSAALTAATSLITPIIPPGIALIMYGYIGNVSIGDLFLAGIVPAGLLTALFLVLVHMIAQKRGFETSKREAAKPKEILIASKDAILAILLPVIIIGGIRFGVFSPTEAGAIAIVYALFLGFIIYRKLSGNQLYHALKESVTLTATIMIMIAAGSAFGWVLTLEQVPQTLTEYVTGLIESPTLFLLVVMIFLLLIGMFVEGNVLLIILTPIFIPMLQVYGIDPVHFGLFFILCLSVGTITPPVGTIMFTTAAITKVKIEDFLKEVWPFWLVLIIAILAVAFIPQISLWLPRLFS